A section of the Bacillus sp. HSf4 genome encodes:
- a CDS encoding tetratricopeptide repeat protein, which produces MGKYTSEHQKNTTIVQLFQDGQYLYHKGLKAYRERNLSRASKLIQRAIFLEPDNTGMLSQLAVIYTEMGFYQQSNELLDFILKNMNEKMTECYYFKANNYAHLGLFQEAYKAAETYLKEDPNGEFSTENAELLDLLDMGEEGQGFSEYDQDDLILKQDRAKSLLENGQLQESIVMLEEIIADYPEFWSAYNNLALAYFYAGDVQKAKATIFTVLEKSHGNLHALCNLLIFYHYERKDDKVKELSEQLSNIYPMLIEQRYKLGATLSLVGRHDLGFKWLKSLYRMGFEGDETFYYWLSCSAYFTGRTQFARSVWKKMQEEHPDAARMEPWKERREKTPVQRALEERLAAYYISGRKGEKEQLKAVLDSKMAKTTFEDQFIRLVLYGENGEAAASKEALLAYRTAKAIEEADRSAIEQEAMCFWIFHVIQQIRAYGLQLKNAGGLAAAIYFIWKTAHHERLTKAETAKLFHISPGTLSKYERTLKEHL; this is translated from the coding sequence GTGGGAAAGTACACTTCTGAACACCAAAAAAACACGACGATTGTCCAGCTGTTTCAAGACGGACAATATTTATATCATAAAGGGCTGAAAGCGTACAGAGAACGAAATTTATCCCGCGCGAGCAAGCTCATTCAGAGAGCGATTTTTCTTGAGCCCGACAACACGGGCATGCTGAGTCAGCTTGCCGTCATTTATACAGAAATGGGCTTTTACCAGCAGTCAAATGAACTTTTAGATTTTATATTGAAAAACATGAATGAAAAAATGACGGAATGCTACTATTTTAAAGCGAACAACTATGCTCATCTCGGCCTTTTCCAGGAAGCTTATAAAGCGGCAGAGACGTATTTGAAAGAAGACCCAAACGGTGAATTCAGCACGGAAAACGCAGAGCTCCTTGATTTATTGGATATGGGGGAAGAAGGTCAAGGCTTCTCGGAGTATGATCAGGATGATTTGATCCTGAAACAGGATCGGGCGAAGTCGCTGCTTGAGAACGGACAGCTTCAGGAATCCATCGTGATGCTAGAAGAGATTATCGCTGATTATCCGGAATTTTGGTCGGCTTACAACAATTTGGCGCTTGCTTATTTTTATGCGGGCGACGTCCAAAAAGCCAAGGCGACGATTTTTACCGTTTTGGAAAAAAGCCATGGAAACCTGCATGCGCTATGCAATCTGCTTATTTTTTACCATTATGAGCGAAAAGACGACAAGGTTAAAGAGCTTTCTGAACAGCTCTCCAATATTTATCCGATGCTGATTGAACAAAGGTATAAGCTCGGGGCCACACTTTCGCTCGTCGGCAGGCACGATCTCGGTTTTAAATGGCTGAAATCTCTTTACCGTATGGGTTTTGAAGGAGATGAAACCTTTTATTACTGGCTCTCCTGCTCCGCATACTTTACAGGCCGCACCCAGTTTGCCCGCTCCGTATGGAAGAAGATGCAGGAGGAGCACCCTGATGCCGCCCGCATGGAGCCGTGGAAAGAACGGCGGGAAAAAACCCCCGTTCAGCGCGCGCTTGAAGAACGCCTTGCCGCATACTATATCAGCGGAAGAAAAGGGGAAAAAGAACAGCTTAAAGCCGTGCTTGATTCAAAAATGGCCAAAACGACGTTTGAAGACCAGTTTATCAGGCTCGTGCTGTACGGTGAAAACGGAGAAGCCGCCGCATCGAAGGAGGCGCTTCTTGCGTACAGGACGGCAAAAGCGATTGAAGAGGCGGACAGATCCGCAATCGAACAGGAAGCGATGTGCTTTTGGATATTCCATGTCATTCAGCAGATCAGGGCTTACGGCCTTCAGCTGAAAAACGCCGGCGGTTTGGCCGCGGCCATCTATTTCATCTGGAAAACAGCGCACCATGAGCGCCTCACCAAAGCTGAAACGGCAAAGCTTTTTCACATCTCGCCGGGAACGCTTTCCAAATATGAACGTACATTAAAAGAGCATCTATAA
- the hisF gene encoding imidazole glycerol phosphate synthase subunit HisF, producing MITKRIIPCLDVKDGRVVKGIQFLELKDAGDPVELAKIYDKEGADELVFLDISASHEGRKTMVDVVERVAAKLAIPFTVGGGINHLEDMKTILRAGADKVSVNTAAVLRPELIAEGAAFFGSQCIVVAIDAKYDQDAGQYFVYTHGGRKKTDLEAASWAKEAVRRGAGEILLTSMDSDGEKTGFDHRLTKLVSEAVPVPVIASGGAGSAAHMHAVFEEGQADAALAASIFHYKETSVKEVKAYLKERGVNIR from the coding sequence GTGATCACAAAGCGAATTATTCCATGTCTGGATGTGAAGGACGGCCGGGTTGTCAAGGGCATTCAGTTTCTTGAACTGAAAGATGCCGGTGATCCGGTCGAACTTGCTAAGATATATGACAAAGAAGGCGCTGATGAACTCGTCTTTCTCGATATTTCCGCTTCTCATGAAGGGAGAAAAACGATGGTTGACGTTGTGGAAAGAGTGGCGGCAAAGCTCGCCATTCCGTTTACTGTCGGCGGGGGCATCAATCATCTTGAGGATATGAAAACAATTTTGCGGGCGGGAGCGGACAAAGTGTCCGTCAACACAGCGGCTGTTCTCCGCCCTGAACTGATCGCAGAAGGTGCGGCATTCTTCGGCTCGCAATGCATTGTCGTCGCCATTGATGCGAAATATGATCAAGACGCGGGCCAATATTTTGTATACACCCATGGCGGCCGAAAAAAAACCGATCTTGAAGCTGCATCATGGGCGAAGGAAGCCGTTCGGCGGGGCGCCGGTGAAATCCTGTTGACAAGCATGGATTCAGACGGGGAGAAAACCGGCTTTGACCACAGGCTGACAAAGCTTGTATCAGAAGCGGTTCCGGTCCCGGTCATTGCATCGGGAGGCGCGGGAAGCGCCGCGCATATGCACGCGGTATTTGAAGAGGGCCAAGCAGACGCCGCTCTGGCCGCTTCAATTTTTCATTATAAAGAAACATCTGTCAAAGAAGTGAAAGCTTATTTAAAAGAGCGCGGGGTGAATATCAGATGA
- the hisH gene encoding imidazole glycerol phosphate synthase subunit HisH has protein sequence MIGVIDYGMGNLYSVSKALERIDAPYFVSESPGELQKADSYILPGVGAFRDAMEILHKTDLIPFIRDAVSEGKLLLGICLGMQLLFAESEEQGTTEGLGLLKGKAIKLKGSDQAGNRLKVPHMGWNRLTVHRESPLLQETEEGYAYFVHSYYISGMDEEALLASADYGVRIPAVVGLGNVYGAQFHPEKSSTVGMSILTRFQQLTEEQKVKK, from the coding sequence ATGATCGGTGTCATTGACTATGGAATGGGCAATTTGTACAGCGTTTCTAAAGCGCTTGAGCGGATTGATGCCCCTTATTTTGTATCGGAGTCGCCAGGCGAGCTTCAGAAAGCTGACAGCTACATCCTTCCCGGTGTCGGCGCTTTCCGGGATGCGATGGAGATTTTGCATAAAACAGACCTGATCCCCTTTATTCGGGACGCTGTCAGTGAAGGAAAGCTTCTTCTCGGCATCTGCCTAGGGATGCAGCTTTTGTTCGCCGAAAGCGAGGAGCAGGGAACAACAGAAGGTCTCGGACTGTTAAAAGGGAAAGCCATCAAGCTGAAGGGGAGCGATCAAGCCGGAAACCGCCTGAAAGTCCCGCACATGGGCTGGAACCGCCTGACGGTTCATCGCGAATCACCGCTTTTGCAGGAAACTGAGGAAGGGTACGCGTATTTTGTCCATTCCTACTATATCAGCGGTATGGATGAAGAAGCATTGCTGGCCAGTGCGGATTACGGTGTTCGCATTCCCGCCGTCGTAGGTTTAGGCAATGTGTACGGCGCCCAATTTCATCCGGAAAAAAGCAGCACGGTCGGAATGTCGATTTTAACACGGTTCCAACAGCTGACAGAAGAACAGAAGGTGAAAAAATGA
- the hisG gene encoding ATP phosphoribosyltransferase, producing MDKELTIAMPKGRIFEEAAGLLRQAGYQLPEEFDDSRKLILDVPEENLRFILAKPMDVATYVEHGVADVGIAGKDVMLEEERDVYEVLDLKISKCHLAVAGLPLAAAGGVAPRVATKYPNVASSYFREQGEQVEIIKLNGSIELAPLIGLADRIVDIVSTGQTLRENGLVETEKICEITSRLIVNPVSYRMKDEVIDEMASRLSLIVEGEKTK from the coding sequence ATGGATAAGGAATTGACGATTGCGATGCCGAAAGGACGGATTTTTGAAGAAGCCGCCGGATTGCTGCGGCAAGCCGGCTATCAGCTTCCGGAAGAATTCGATGATTCAAGAAAGCTGATTCTTGATGTCCCTGAAGAAAACCTTCGCTTTATTCTCGCCAAGCCGATGGATGTGGCGACATATGTTGAGCATGGAGTGGCTGATGTCGGAATCGCCGGCAAAGATGTCATGCTTGAAGAAGAGCGTGATGTGTATGAGGTGCTTGATTTGAAAATCAGCAAATGCCACCTTGCTGTGGCCGGCCTGCCTCTGGCGGCGGCCGGCGGAGTTGCACCGCGGGTCGCGACGAAATATCCAAACGTCGCATCAAGCTATTTCAGGGAACAGGGAGAGCAGGTGGAAATCATCAAGCTCAACGGCTCGATTGAGCTCGCTCCGCTCATCGGCCTTGCCGACAGGATCGTTGACATTGTGTCGACGGGGCAGACTTTGCGGGAAAATGGTCTTGTAGAAACAGAAAAGATTTGTGAGATCACGTCCCGGTTGATCGTAAACCCTGTCAGCTACCGAATGAAGGATGAAGTGATCGATGAAATGGCTTCACGGCTGTCTCTCATTGTGGAAGGGGAAAAGACAAAATGA
- a CDS encoding C39 family peptidase — protein sequence MKILKTFFLILFLTAVMTAVLILFSRDALSPLAEGIKNFQTTVGIKTKETSRAPLDVPLIKQMDSPKLYNGCEVASLAMILNYSGYDVTKNELAEKIKRVPLQYENGLKGNPNDGFVGDMENGPGLSVYHGPIYDLASSYAGDKVIDLTGNSPEDIYEQLNKGRPVWVITTVHFNKVNDMETWETPSGKVDVTYSVHSVAVTGYDENYVYLNDPYGYKNRKTDKSNFEKSWKQMGSQAIVIAS from the coding sequence ATGAAAATTTTAAAAACGTTTTTTCTTATTTTATTCCTTACAGCAGTCATGACCGCCGTTCTGATCCTGTTTTCTAGAGATGCGCTGAGCCCGCTGGCTGAGGGCATCAAAAATTTCCAAACAACTGTAGGCATTAAAACGAAGGAAACGAGCCGGGCTCCCCTGGACGTTCCCCTGATCAAACAAATGGATTCGCCAAAGCTTTACAACGGCTGTGAAGTTGCCAGCCTGGCGATGATTTTAAACTACAGCGGATATGATGTGACAAAGAATGAATTGGCTGAAAAAATCAAAAGGGTGCCGCTGCAATATGAAAACGGCTTGAAAGGAAATCCAAATGACGGCTTTGTCGGCGATATGGAAAACGGCCCCGGTCTCAGCGTCTACCATGGGCCGATTTATGATTTAGCCTCATCTTATGCAGGAGACAAAGTCATCGACCTGACAGGAAACAGCCCTGAAGATATTTACGAACAGCTGAATAAAGGGAGACCGGTTTGGGTGATTACAACCGTTCATTTCAACAAGGTGAATGATATGGAGACTTGGGAGACGCCAAGCGGCAAAGTCGATGTGACTTACAGTGTACACAGTGTGGCGGTTACAGGCTATGATGAAAACTATGTTTATCTGAACGATCCATATGGCTATAAAAACCGGAAAACAGATAAAAGCAATTTTGAAAAGTCATGGAAGCAAATGGGCAGCCAGGCGATTGTGATTGCTTCCTAA
- the hisD gene encoding histidinol dehydrogenase — protein sequence MKIISISGNAAVSLKRSISSGTEEQRKAVCAIIEEVKKNGDAALSAYTRQFDGVDIADFRVSAQEIEEAYGKLKQSDLTTLKAAIFNIKEYHERQLSSSWFYHRKDGTMLGQKITPLDSAGVYVPGGTAAYPSSVMMNVIPALVAGVKRIVLVSPPGKDGKLSPGVLVAAAELGIAEMCKIGGAQAIAALAYGTETILPVDKITGPGNIYVALAKREVFGQVDIDMIAGPSEIAVLADQTADPREVAADLLSQAEHDTMASSILVTDSRLLAEAVQQEIEQQLERLPRKEIARQSIEDYGRIYVADTLDDAVSAVNELAPEHLEILTAHPEALLGKIRHAGAIFLGRYSSEPVGDYFAGPNHVLPTNGTAKFSSPLNVTDFQKRSSIISYSKEAFAENAEKIAAFARLEGLEAHARAIEFRNREEDR from the coding sequence ATGAAGATTATATCCATCAGCGGAAACGCGGCTGTTTCATTAAAACGTTCCATCAGCTCCGGGACGGAAGAACAGAGAAAAGCGGTCTGTGCGATCATTGAAGAAGTGAAGAAAAATGGAGACGCGGCTCTTTCTGCTTATACCCGGCAGTTCGACGGAGTCGATATTGCCGATTTCCGCGTTTCTGCACAGGAGATTGAAGAAGCATACGGCAAGCTGAAACAAAGTGATCTCACCACCTTAAAAGCGGCGATCTTCAATATCAAAGAGTACCATGAACGCCAGCTGTCATCTTCGTGGTTTTATCACCGGAAGGACGGGACGATGCTCGGCCAAAAGATCACGCCGCTGGATTCAGCCGGTGTTTATGTACCAGGCGGGACCGCCGCTTATCCATCATCTGTCATGATGAATGTGATCCCTGCACTTGTCGCGGGCGTCAAGCGGATCGTCCTCGTCTCCCCGCCAGGAAAAGACGGCAAATTGTCTCCCGGTGTTTTGGTTGCGGCGGCCGAGCTCGGCATAGCAGAAATGTGCAAAATCGGTGGTGCACAGGCGATCGCGGCATTGGCATACGGAACGGAAACGATTCTGCCCGTTGATAAGATTACGGGGCCGGGGAATATTTATGTCGCTTTGGCAAAGCGGGAAGTATTCGGCCAGGTTGATATTGACATGATTGCAGGGCCAAGCGAAATCGCGGTGCTTGCCGATCAGACGGCAGACCCGCGGGAGGTGGCCGCTGATCTTCTGTCACAGGCTGAACATGACACAATGGCTTCAAGCATTCTTGTCACCGACTCCCGTCTGCTTGCCGAAGCGGTTCAACAAGAGATCGAGCAGCAGCTTGAGCGTCTGCCGCGAAAAGAGATTGCCCGTCAGTCGATTGAGGACTACGGCCGCATTTATGTTGCAGATACGCTTGATGATGCGGTCTCTGCGGTGAACGAGCTTGCTCCTGAACACTTGGAGATTTTAACGGCTCACCCTGAGGCGCTGCTAGGGAAGATCAGACACGCAGGCGCCATTTTCCTGGGGCGCTACAGTTCCGAACCTGTCGGTGATTATTTTGCGGGCCCGAACCATGTGCTGCCGACAAACGGAACGGCCAAATTTTCAAGCCCGCTCAATGTCACAGACTTTCAAAAGCGATCCAGCATCATTTCATACAGCAAGGAAGCGTTTGCGGAAAACGCTGAAAAAATCGCAGCCTTCGCCAGATTGGAAGGGCTTGAAGCCCATGCCAGAGCAATCGAATTCAGAAACCGGGAGGAAGACCGATGA
- the hisIE gene encoding bifunctional phosphoribosyl-AMP cyclohydrolase/phosphoribosyl-ATP diphosphatase HisIE yields the protein MITAEELNFNEAGLIPAIVQDAASKEVLTLAYMNKESFQKTLDTKETWFYSRSRGELWHKGATSGNIQRVKDIRLDCDQDALVVLVEPAGPACHKGTYSCFTSLDGHKTAGGDRFAIINELESVIAERQAEMPEGAYTTYLFREGVDKILKKVGEEAAEVIIAAKNRNHEELKWEAADLLYHLLVLLREQSLPLDEVLDVLKKRHEGNE from the coding sequence ATGATAACGGCAGAAGAATTGAATTTTAATGAAGCTGGTTTAATCCCGGCGATCGTCCAGGATGCAGCAAGCAAAGAAGTGCTGACCCTGGCTTATATGAACAAAGAATCGTTCCAAAAAACACTGGATACAAAGGAAACATGGTTTTACAGCCGCTCACGCGGAGAGCTGTGGCACAAAGGAGCCACATCGGGCAATATCCAGCGTGTCAAGGATATCCGCCTGGACTGTGATCAGGATGCGCTTGTCGTGCTTGTTGAACCGGCAGGTCCGGCCTGCCATAAAGGAACGTACAGCTGTTTTACTTCATTGGACGGACACAAGACAGCCGGAGGAGACCGTTTCGCGATCATAAACGAACTTGAATCAGTGATTGCCGAGCGTCAGGCTGAAATGCCTGAAGGAGCTTACACGACATATTTGTTTCGGGAAGGCGTAGATAAGATTTTGAAAAAAGTCGGCGAAGAAGCTGCGGAAGTTATAATCGCTGCAAAAAACCGGAATCATGAAGAATTGAAATGGGAAGCGGCGGATCTCCTCTATCATCTGCTTGTCCTTTTAAGGGAACAGTCACTCCCGCTTGATGAAGTGTTAGACGTATTGAAAAAACGTCATGAAGGAAACGAATGA
- a CDS encoding ATP phosphoribosyltransferase regulatory subunit has protein sequence MFMFEKPYGMRDTLPELYETKKKVRSSLTEVMVLWGYQFVETPTLEFYDTVGVQSAILDQQLFKLLDQEGKTLVLRPDMTTPIARVAASKLHKENHPLRVGYAANVFRAQEREGGRPAEFEQVGVELIGDGSTSADAEVIALVIFSLKKAGLSSFKISIGHVGIADALFMEVLGNEERAQVLRRYLYEKNYVGYREHVKSLNLSSIDKSRLLELLKLRGGIETCGKAEQLVDSEKGKNAITELETLWETLGDYGCTNDIKLDFSMVSHMSYYTGILFEVYAENVGFPIGNGGRYDQLLGHFGSPAAATGFGIRIDRLLEALNPDEEQEDMDVVIFSTEQRAEAIKFAEEERLKGKKVVVQDLAGIENIDRMTKSFQNVTYFIGARKEEQHG, from the coding sequence ATGTTTATGTTCGAAAAACCGTACGGCATGAGAGACACTTTGCCTGAACTTTATGAAACAAAGAAAAAGGTGCGTTCATCTTTGACAGAGGTTATGGTTTTGTGGGGATATCAGTTTGTAGAGACGCCTACGCTGGAGTTTTATGATACCGTCGGTGTTCAATCGGCGATATTAGACCAGCAGCTTTTTAAGCTCCTGGATCAGGAGGGGAAAACCCTTGTTTTAAGGCCTGACATGACCACACCGATTGCAAGGGTGGCGGCGTCCAAGCTCCATAAAGAAAACCATCCGCTCCGAGTCGGATATGCGGCGAACGTTTTCCGGGCTCAGGAACGCGAAGGCGGCCGCCCCGCTGAATTCGAACAGGTAGGGGTCGAACTGATCGGCGATGGATCGACAAGCGCTGATGCCGAAGTGATCGCACTCGTGATTTTCTCGCTGAAAAAGGCGGGGCTGTCCTCTTTTAAAATCTCGATCGGTCATGTCGGCATTGCCGATGCTTTGTTTATGGAGGTATTGGGCAATGAAGAAAGGGCGCAAGTGCTGAGAAGGTATTTATATGAAAAGAACTATGTCGGTTATCGTGAGCATGTGAAGTCGCTGAATTTATCATCCATCGATAAAAGCAGACTGCTTGAGCTGCTGAAGCTTAGGGGCGGTATTGAAACGTGCGGCAAAGCAGAGCAGCTCGTCGATTCCGAAAAAGGAAAAAATGCGATCACAGAACTTGAGACGCTTTGGGAAACGCTCGGTGACTACGGATGTACGAATGATATCAAACTCGATTTCAGCATGGTCAGCCATATGAGCTATTACACGGGCATTTTATTTGAAGTTTATGCCGAAAACGTCGGCTTTCCAATCGGAAACGGCGGCCGCTATGATCAGCTTCTCGGTCATTTCGGCTCTCCGGCCGCGGCCACCGGCTTTGGAATCAGGATCGACAGGCTTCTGGAAGCTTTGAACCCAGACGAGGAGCAGGAAGACATGGATGTCGTGATTTTCAGCACAGAACAGCGGGCGGAAGCGATCAAATTTGCCGAAGAAGAGCGGCTGAAAGGCAAAAAAGTCGTTGTGCAGGATTTAGCGGGAATCGAAAATATCGACCGGATGACCAAATCTTTTCAAAATGTAACCTATTTTATCGGGGCCAGAAAGGAAGAACAGCATGGATAA
- the hisB gene encoding imidazoleglycerol-phosphate dehydratase HisB, whose product MRKAERARKTNETDIKLSFNIDGEGKADIQTDVPFMTHMLDLFTKHGQFDFSVDAKGDVEIDDHHTTEDIGICLGQALLEALGDKKGIKRYGSSLVPMDEALAQVAVDLSNRPHLEFRAEFPSQKVGTFDTELVHEFLWKLALEARMNLHVIVHYGTNTHHIIEAIFKALGRALDEATMIDPRVKGIPSTKGML is encoded by the coding sequence ATGAGAAAAGCCGAACGGGCAAGAAAAACGAATGAGACAGACATTAAATTGTCCTTTAACATCGATGGAGAAGGAAAAGCAGACATTCAAACAGATGTCCCCTTTATGACGCATATGCTTGATTTATTTACAAAACACGGACAATTTGATTTTTCTGTTGATGCAAAAGGCGATGTGGAAATCGATGATCACCATACAACAGAAGACATCGGCATATGCCTGGGGCAGGCGCTTTTGGAAGCGCTCGGCGATAAAAAAGGCATCAAGCGCTACGGTTCAAGTTTAGTGCCGATGGATGAAGCGCTCGCCCAAGTCGCTGTCGATTTAAGCAACAGGCCGCATCTTGAATTCAGGGCCGAGTTTCCGAGCCAGAAGGTAGGAACATTTGATACGGAGCTTGTCCACGAATTTTTATGGAAGCTGGCTCTCGAAGCAAGGATGAACCTTCATGTGATCGTTCATTACGGCACAAATACACACCACATCATCGAAGCGATTTTTAAAGCGCTGGGACGCGCGCTTGATGAAGCGACAATGATTGATCCACGTGTCAAAGGAATTCCATCAACGAAAGGAATGCTGTAA
- a CDS encoding glycosyl hydrolase family 18 protein codes for MKKKLWVCLAFSTVLVFLTYVKADAAERMIVGYTTGDSASYQSLAAYHDYINSIATDTFAFDAKGNLIGEAPENQLSFAEKHQIKTWAVISNYNEAIQDFDGDLASAVMTNETNRKRFTDRLVSLAKGHGYDGINIDFEAVFPEERSGYTKFIQYISDILKREGIQTMVSVPAKSADDPEDDWSWPYDYGKIGAAADFVQVMTYDEHGSWSEPGSVCSMGWIKSSLEFAVEEISSDKVIMGIPSYGYDWDLTDQGNNTLKQWNEIRTLKNETGAKPKYDSGTASMTFSYVDQKRHQHVVWYENENTVEMKSRLTNDDHLAGGSVYSLGYESESFWQAVQKGTE; via the coding sequence ATGAAAAAGAAATTGTGGGTATGTCTCGCTTTTTCAACTGTTTTGGTGTTTCTGACGTATGTGAAAGCGGATGCTGCGGAGAGGATGATTGTCGGCTATACGACTGGCGACAGCGCTTCATATCAATCGCTGGCCGCATATCATGACTATATCAATTCGATCGCCACCGATACATTCGCTTTTGATGCCAAGGGAAATCTCATAGGAGAAGCGCCTGAAAACCAGCTCTCCTTTGCAGAAAAGCACCAAATCAAGACATGGGCTGTGATCTCCAATTACAACGAAGCGATTCAAGATTTTGACGGGGATTTAGCTTCCGCGGTTATGACAAACGAAACAAACAGAAAACGCTTTACGGATCGGCTTGTGAGCCTGGCTAAAGGGCATGGCTATGATGGCATCAACATCGATTTTGAAGCTGTTTTTCCGGAAGAGCGATCCGGATACACGAAATTTATCCAATACATCTCTGATATTTTAAAAAGGGAAGGAATCCAAACGATGGTTTCCGTGCCGGCCAAAAGCGCCGATGACCCGGAGGATGATTGGAGCTGGCCTTATGATTACGGGAAAATCGGAGCCGCCGCCGACTTTGTACAAGTGATGACATATGATGAACACGGCAGCTGGAGCGAGCCGGGATCTGTCTGCAGCATGGGCTGGATCAAAAGCTCACTCGAATTTGCAGTCGAAGAAATCAGCTCGGATAAAGTGATCATGGGGATTCCATCGTACGGATATGATTGGGATTTAACAGATCAAGGCAACAACACATTGAAACAATGGAATGAAATTCGGACGCTCAAAAATGAGACGGGGGCCAAACCGAAGTATGACAGCGGAACAGCATCCATGACGTTTTCTTATGTCGATCAGAAGCGTCATCAGCATGTCGTTTGGTATGAAAATGAAAACACGGTAGAAATGAAAAGCCGCCTCACAAACGATGATCATCTAGCCGGGGGCTCGGTATATTCATTAGGTTATGAATCCGAGTCCTTCTGGCAGGCTGTTCAAAAAGGAACAGAATAA
- the hisA gene encoding 1-(5-phosphoribosyl)-5-[(5-phosphoribosylamino)methylideneamino]imidazole-4-carboxamide isomerase, producing the protein MSGFTLYPAIDMRNGKCVRLVQGDYAKETIYGDSPLEMASLFAGEGADWIHLVDLDGAREGKKVNDSHVVRIVNELNVNVQVGGGIRTEKDVYEYLSQGVERVILGSSAVSNPDFVKRMLNTYRHHIAIGLDARDGFVSTEGWLETSAVKAEELGRELAGEGAEVFIFTDIATDGMLSGPNIDSTVQLAKATGKQVIASGGVSSLADLEALAIRSADGVSGAIVGKALYTNKFTVSAALERVGSK; encoded by the coding sequence ATGAGCGGATTTACATTATATCCTGCCATCGATATGAGAAATGGCAAATGTGTAAGGCTTGTACAGGGAGACTATGCAAAAGAAACGATATACGGCGATTCCCCGCTGGAAATGGCGTCCCTTTTTGCCGGCGAAGGCGCCGATTGGATTCATCTTGTTGATTTGGACGGCGCCAGGGAAGGGAAAAAAGTAAATGACAGCCATGTGGTAAGGATCGTCAATGAGCTGAATGTCAATGTACAGGTCGGCGGCGGCATCAGAACTGAAAAAGATGTCTATGAATATTTGTCACAAGGCGTAGAAAGGGTTATTTTAGGAAGCTCAGCCGTTTCAAACCCGGATTTTGTCAAAAGGATGCTGAATACATATCGGCATCACATCGCCATCGGACTTGATGCAAGAGACGGGTTTGTCTCGACGGAAGGCTGGCTTGAAACATCGGCCGTGAAAGCGGAAGAGCTTGGCCGTGAGCTTGCAGGAGAAGGTGCGGAGGTTTTTATCTTTACCGATATTGCAACGGACGGTATGCTGTCCGGGCCGAATATCGACAGCACGGTTCAGCTTGCAAAAGCAACCGGCAAGCAGGTGATTGCCTCCGGAGGCGTCAGCTCCCTCGCCGACCTTGAAGCATTGGCGATCCGCAGCGCAGACGGCGTCAGCGGCGCCATTGTCGGAAAAGCTCTTTATACAAACAAATTCACCGTGTCTGCAGCGCTTGAAAGGGTGGGAAGCAAGTGA
- a CDS encoding GNAT family N-acetyltransferase, which translates to MDNKLELVHFSEEHLPVLLAFELPEEQSRFTAFPKDVLSPADGQHPIVILYEGTPVGFFILHTSDRVKDYTKNRKAMLLTALSIDYKQQGKGFGTMGMLKLPEFTGREFSQCDEIVLAVNHKNTAAQRLYGKAGFKDTGERKMGPIGEQLVMSLNIG; encoded by the coding sequence TTGGACAACAAGCTGGAACTTGTGCATTTTTCCGAGGAACATCTACCCGTATTGCTTGCGTTCGAGCTTCCGGAAGAACAAAGCCGATTTACCGCTTTTCCTAAAGATGTATTAAGCCCGGCAGACGGACAGCATCCAATCGTGATTTTATATGAAGGGACACCCGTGGGATTCTTTATTCTACACACAAGCGACAGGGTGAAAGATTATACGAAAAACCGTAAGGCAATGCTGCTGACAGCTTTATCAATCGATTATAAACAGCAAGGTAAAGGCTTCGGCACAATGGGGATGCTCAAACTTCCGGAATTCACCGGCAGGGAATTCAGCCAATGTGATGAAATCGTTTTAGCCGTCAATCATAAAAACACTGCGGCACAGCGTCTGTATGGGAAAGCAGGCTTTAAAGACACCGGAGAAAGAAAAATGGGCCCTATCGGAGAGCAGCTGGTGATGAGCCTGAACATCGGGTGA